The following coding sequences lie in one Salvelinus fontinalis isolate EN_2023a chromosome 21, ASM2944872v1, whole genome shotgun sequence genomic window:
- the LOC129819053 gene encoding zinc finger and BTB domain-containing protein 43-like codes for MESEGNVLRVDFPNFSGTLLQKLNQQRQRGQLCDIIVVIQGHQYRAHRAILAASSPYFCDQVLLKNSARCVLPDVMHPCVFERLLLSCYTGTLHLPAGEVVAFLTAASFLQMWHVVDKCTELLEVVGSGASTLVHKSAGGLRDRSFPGDSSYHSPGDGSMGLEDGGGGGAVEGFAKMEMDQLLENSFSPPTLENNSTQPSGSCSPPVDHDGSGSEVASQDGDVEEGGEGDYQYSRPAYVPPSIMGHRKWVHVKSERRADCRGDGSLFSGDPAVPDSEQLKLTHSQASASRSSLDHSIDEKPVVQLEESLEEDPLDFYGTSIEGFSTDKADGTPLGLKDDLLERATGVEESGGGGERTPGGLQEETSHSGFASVVYKLYPCQCGKSFTHKSQRDRHMSMHLGLRPYGCAVCGKSFKMKHHLVGHMKIHTGVKPYECSLCAKRFMWRDSFNRHTSSCTRVHQARCAVNEQAAQIC; via the coding sequence ATGGAGTCCGAGGGGAATGTGCTCCGCGTGGACTTCCCAAACTTCTCCGGAACCCTGCTGCAGAAGCTCAACCAGCAGCGGCAGAGGGGCCAGCTCTGTGACATCATCGTAGTCATCCAGGGACACCAGTACCGTGCTCACCGGGCCATCTTGGCCGCCAGTTCGCCCTACTTCTGCGACCAAGTACTCCTTAAAAACAGTGCCCGCTGCGTTTTACCTGACGTCATGCACCCGTGCGTGTTCGAACGTCTCCTCCTCTCTTGCTACACGGGCACCCTGCACCTACCTGCCGGCGAGGTGGTAGCTTTCCTCACGGCAGCTAGCTTCCTCCAGATGTGGCATGTGGTGGACAAATGCACTGAGCTCTTAGAGGTGGTAGGAAGCGGCGCTAGCACATTAGTGCACAAGTCTGCTGGTGGGCTGAGGGACAGGTCTTTCCCTGGGGACAGCAGTTACCACAGCCCTGGGGACGGCTCTATGGGCCTGGAGGAcggcggaggaggaggagcagtagAGGGCTTTGCCAAAATGGAGATGGACCAGCTCCTGGAGAACAGCTTCTCCCCACCCACTCTGGAGAATAACAGCACCCAGCCCAGCGGAAGCTGCTCGCCACCGGTCGACCACGACGGCTCAGGTAGCGAGGTCGCCAGCCAGGATGGGGATGTTGAGGAGGGTGGCGAAGGGGACTATCAGTACTCCAGACCGGCCTATGTCCCGCCCAGCATCATGGGCCACAGGAAATGGGTCCACGTAAAGTCGGAAAGGCGCGCAGATTGCAGGGGCGACGGGTCCCTCTTTAGCGGGGACCCTGCGGTCCCTGACTCTGAGCAGCTGAAACTTACCCATTCCCAGGCCTCGGCCAGCAGGAGCTCCCTGGACCACAGCATTGATGAGAAACCGGTGGTTCAGCTGGAGGAGAGCCTGGAGGAGGACCCTCTGGACTTCTACGGTACCTCCATAGAGGGCTTCTCCACCGACAAGGCCGACGGGACACCGCTTGGACTGAAAGATGACCTGCTAGAAAGGGCAACCGGGGTTgaggagagtggtggtgggggagaaAGAACCCCTGGTGGTCTCCAGGAAGAGACCTCCCACTCGGGCTTCGCCTCAGTGGTCTACAAGCTGTACCCCTGCCAGTGTGGCAAGAGCTTCACCCACAAGAGCCAGCGGGACCGGCACATGAGCATGCACCTGGGCTTGCGGCCGTACGGCTGCGCCGTGTGTGGCAAAAGTTTCAAGATGAAGCATCACCTGGTCGGCCACATGAAGATTCACACGGGCGTCAAGCCCTACGAGTGCAGCCTGTGCGCCAAACGCTTCATGTGGCGGGacagcttcaaccgtcacacgTCCTCCTGCACCAGGGTCCATCAGGCCCGGTGCGCCGTCAACGAGCAGGCCGCCCAGATCTGCTGA